A part of Tiliqua scincoides isolate rTilSci1 chromosome 13, rTilSci1.hap2, whole genome shotgun sequence genomic DNA contains:
- the RAI1 gene encoding retinoic acid-induced protein 1, translating to MQSFRERCGFHGNQQNYQPTPSQDSSRLENYRHQSQAGPHCERQRLVAKEYYSQPPPPQQLPYQGYGENSAVEKYHRGNKQLRSQQLQGRPASFPNFAVQENSPYPTRYSGEESLQAWGSQQPQPPQPLPGGVAKYEENLMKKTAAPSGSRPYHEQAPQLPFRTHSLHLQQQQQPGLTYPKLQRQKIQSDVSSPMSFPQGAHFAQHSQSFPASSAYSSAQSGSQAAHAYKSCSTPSAPQHERTLANAANLPSGQRVQSLHGYQPNRIGYDQQQQQQQQQQQPMQGRHHTQESLHYQNLAKYQHYNQPGQSYCQADGPVRTPDQYYQTFSPSSGHSPARSVGRSPSYSSTPSPLMPNLENFQYSQQSLSTGAFPASLADHSHFMPLLNPSPTDGASPDAPPAGNCKNLPKDKIPENLLSDLSLQSLTALTSQVENIANTVQQLLLSKSTGMPPKKGIKNSPRTPEQLKGQHCSPEGNNYSAEQAGTPLSDPLSTPQSIHAEAQDADYLSGSEEQLERGFLYCNQSRSPVRVNSKPKAKPESVSTCSVTSPDDMSTKSDDSFQSIHTSLPLETFTKFVANERDCPRLLLSALSQEELTSEIIGLQDAINEKADKGWANSPAPNKDPDKSPFHLENHRTCLDSVVKSPWPSQGDSNALTEPLKLDKALGRNNGKDFTEEVYNSTQVAFTTAETKNSLKTTSSVGYNSKPNVSVATSSSEATSFSCYSNATANSVGSENAMENFDWPDENLSDTWKELGSSLQAADLSKSLFSGKLSESCEEKKNACCLSLCDSEQPSEPATEQTEGFSQPQASKEQNLAYDEATRTESERWLEDTTRHSCSGDFGELPMMSSPDLKESDLEPEDYSSLCELAGSVQKSMTYDAFTPKPAENAPALSLQDTPGSAEETANALEKENTAPSHLSDQSVILLGPAVGTETKVKSWFESSLHHLSPEEEAASGENTVADKMEFPAGLQAKKPAPPEKVPIISEPTSRGKSLRSKKVHCRLSGAEEPVKLLSSPCTGNQAAGMVANTGAGPNSLIELPTKNALGQTPRFPAEGLRARMCTRSFTALTEPRVPDPLEGSKASTLPEKLAKKPACVLKQRVTFKARKANGKPSPKPSDPAPALLQSLGQSEDAAVQKAKEADGREVDTKDQQSMILRSRTRIQEVFYTKRRREKSGMDGELKNDKVPKKLLPNNHLPIFKISPQNRPDGESKLAKRVRLSKARPGTGNQMAERPLHALKRKPTFIPSVIPAKKRNLVLRSNSGGGSHSGSVKDEKPDGSPGLFKRLPSAKKAKVKPSPKNPCEAMLKSPQAKENPSGVCIKLSSRAAFQGAMKTKVLPPRKGRGLKLEAIVQKITSPNLKKFACKTVSSAVPSAAAGNPLSPSLPEREQASKNESATPAVGEARPLNQATPQKAPAALATEQLCRGPNNRSFRGKLMNSKKLSSNCFKGEAHSSPETLQHGGDGMAASGFGLLPKKRNRKGCKTAAFPAAKNSLDKCPHLSPALALASREKAVAAAGKAEEGQREGKKPRAEDKGFSHAENAEGRASQAQARAQKQRAGHPSYNGYPKRQRKRLNRRKAKSVPSRCRSRAKRRHQQQTPLLSPAEPEIRLKYVSCKRLRADSRAPSFSPYVRVEKRDAFVTTCTVVNFPAEEAKLHNEQHSATAQGGLFGAASLQLPAILPLSSTMHLGPVVSKTLNATCLVCCLCRNPANYKDQGDLCGPYYPEDCLPKKKSRLKERIKVEGLSEEPPSPALAERLLKATDNNCAAGTLGGKAPRLDSGADSAKQSSLRSSSRGMFRKLQSCYCCDERTEGEEAAVMAAAAAAVAAEKPRRHECGKAESPPPEPVAETQEHWVHEACAIWTAGVYLVAGKLYGLQEAIKMAADVRCSGCQQVGATVSCCHKGCAQTFHYTCAIDTGCLLTEETFSLNCPKHKKQPL from the exons ATGCAGTCCTTTCGGGAAAGGTGTGGTTTCCATGGCAACCAGCAGAACTACCAGCCGACTCCTTCACAAGATTCATCACGCCTGGAGAATTACAGGCATCAAAGCCAGGCCGGGCCGCACTGCGAACGGCAGAGGCTGGTGGCAAAGGAGTACTACAGTCAGCCGCCACCGCCGCAGCAGCTGCCGTACCAAGGGTACGGCGAGAACAGCGCCGTGGAGAAGTACCACCGGGGAAACAAGCAACTGCGCAGCCAGCAGCTGCAAGGCCGGCCGGCGTCCTTCCCAAATTTCGCCGTCCAAGAGAACAGCCCCTACCCGACCCGGTACTCCGGGGAGGAGAGCCTGCAGGCCTGGGGGTCACAGCAGCCGCAGCCCCCACAGCCCTTGCCGGGCGGGGTGGCTAAGTACGAGGAGAACTTGATGAAAAAGACGGCTGCCCCCTCGGGGTCGAGGCCCTACCACGAGCAGGCCCCTCAGCTGCCCTTCCGAACTCACTCCTtgcacctgcagcagcagcagcagcccggctTGACGTACCCCAAGCTCCAGAGGCAGAAGATCCAGAGCGACGTCTCCTCCCCCATGTCGTTCCCCCAGGGCGCACATTTCGCCCAGCATTCCCAGTCCTTCCCGGCCTCCTCCGCCTATTCGTCGGCGCAGAGCGGGAGCCAAGCCGCCCACGCCTACAAGAGCTGCAGCACTCCCTCCGCGCCGCAGCACGAACGGACGCTAGCGAATGCTGCGAATTTGCCCTCGGGGCAGAGGGTCCAGAGCTTGCATGGCTACCAGCCGAACCGGATCGGCTacgaccagcagcagcagcagcagcaacagcaacagcagcctaTGCAGGGAAGACACCACACCCAAGAATCTCTTCACTACCAAAACCTAGCAAAGTACCAACATTATAACCAGCCGGGCCAGAGCTACTGCCAAGCCGATGGCCCGGTGAGGACCCCGGACCAGTATTACCAAACCTTTAGCCCCAGTTCCGGTCATTCCCCGGCTCGTTCTGTCGGCCGGTCTCCTTCATACAGTTCCACTCCTTCCCCACTGATGCCCAATTTGGAGAACTTCCAATACAGCCAGCAGTCTCTGAGCACAGGGGCATTCCCGGCAAGCCTTGCCGACCACAGCCACTTCATGCCTTTGCTGAATCCCTCGCCGACAGATGGGGCGAGCCCAGACGCCCCACCCGCTGGGAACTGCAAGAACTTGCCAAAGGACAAGATCCCCGAGAACCTCCTGTCGGACTTGAGTCTGCAAAGCCTCACGGCCCTCACCTCCCAAGTCGAGAACATCGCCAACACTGTCCAGCAGCTTCTCCTGTCCAAGTCCACAGGGATGCCCCCAAAGAAAGGGATCAAAAATTCTCCGAGGACCCCAGAGCAACTCAAAGGTCAGCACTGCAGCCCTGAAGGGAACAATTACTCCGCTGAGCAAGCAGGAACCCCCCTCTCCGACCCCCTCAGCACCCCACAGTCAATCCATGCTGAAGCTCAAGATGCTGATTACCTGAGTGGCTCTGAAGAACAACTAGAGAGGGGCTTCCTGTACTGCAATCAGAGCCGTAGCCCCGTCCGCGTCAACAGCAAGCCCAAGGCCAAGCCGGAATCCGTTTCCACCTGCTCCGTCACATCGCCTGACGACATGTCGACCAAATCGGATGATTCCTTCCAAAGCATCCACACCAGCTTGCCCCTGGAAACCTTCACCAAGTTTGTGGCCAACGAGAGGGACTGCCCCCGGCTGCTGCTCAGTGCCCTTTCTCAGGAGGAGCTCACCTCCGAAATCATCGGTTTGCAAGATGCCATCAACGAGAAAGCAGACAAAGGCTGGGCCAACTCCCCTGCCCCAAACAAAGACCCTGACAAATCCCCCTTCCACTTAGAGAATCACAGAACCTGCCTGGACTCTGTGGTCAAAAGCCCTTGGCCCAGCCAGGGAGACTCCAACGCCCTCACTGAACCCCTGAAGTTAGACAAAGCCTTGGGAAGAAATAACGGGAAGGATTTCACGGAGGAAGTTTACAACAGCACCCAGGTGGCGTTTACTACGGCAGAGACCAAGAATTCCTTGAAAACAACCAGCTCTGTAGGATATAACTCCAAACCCAACGTCTCGGTGGCCACCTCCAGCTCCGAGGCCACCAGCTTCAGCTGCTATTCCAATGCCACGGCCAACTCGGTCGGTTCTGAAAATGCCATGGAGAATTTTGACTGGCCCGATGAAAACCTCAGCGACACATGGAAAGAGCTCGGGTCCAGCCTTCAAGCAGCTGACCTCTCCAAGAGCTTGTTCTCCGGCAAGCTGAGCGAGAGCTGTGAGGAGAAGAAAAATGCCTGCTGCCTCAGCCTTTGCGACAGCGAGCAGCCATCCGAGCCGGCCACGGAGCAAACAGAGGGCTTCAGTCAGCCGCAGGCAAGCAAGGAACAGAACCTGGCTTACGACGAGGCCACCAGGACAGAGAGTGAACGGTGGCTCGAAGACACAACCAGGCACTCCTGCTCAGGAGACTTTGGTGAACTCCCAATGATGTCCTCCCCGGACCTTAAGGAGTCTGACTTGGAACCCGAAGACTATTCCTCGCTGTGCGAACTTGCTGGTTCAGTGCAGAAGTCGATGACCTATGACGCATTCACGCCCAAGCCAGCAGAGAACGCCCCGGCACTTTCCCTCCAAGACACACCCGGTTCAGCGGAGGAGACGGCAAACGCTCTTGAGAAAGAGAACACGGCGCCTTCTCATTTATCCGACCAGTCGGTGATCCTCTTGGGCCCGGCGGTCGGCACAGAGACGAAGGTGAAGAGTTGGTTTGAATCTTCTCTGCATCACCTGAGCCcggaggaggaggcagccagtGGTGAAAACACGGTTGCAGATAAGATGGAGTTCCCGGCAGGCTTGCAGGCAAAGAAACCAGCCCCACCGGAAAAGGTTCCAATAATCTCAGAACCGACTTCCAGGGGCAAAAGCCTTCGTAGTAAGAAGGTCCACTGCAGGCTCTCTGGAGCGGAAGAACCCGTCAAACTCCTGTCCAGTCCCTGTACAGGAAACCAGGCAGCCGGTATGGTGGCCAACACAGGTGCCGGGCCAAACAGCCTGATTGAACTGCCGACTAAGAACGCCCTTGGGCAGACTCCTCGTTTCCCAGCAGAAGGCCTGCGAGCCAGGATGTGCACCCGCTCTTTCACTGCGTTGACTGAACCCAGGGTGCCTGATCCTCTGGAGGGCTCCAAGGCCTCAACCCTGCCAGAGAAACTGGCCAAGAAGCCGGCCTGTGTTCTGAAACAGAGAGTGACTTTCAAAGCCAGAAAGGCCAATGGGAAGCCTTCTCCAAAGCCCAGCGACCCGGCACCAGCGTTGCTGCAAAGTTTGGGGCAGAGCGAAGACGCTGCTGTTCAGAAGGCCAAAGAGGCTGATGGCCGAGAGGTGGACACAAAAGACCAGCAGTCCATGATCCTCCGATCCAGGACTCGGATCCAGGAGGTCTTCTACACCAAGCGGAGGCGGGAGAAAAGCGGCATGGACGGTGAGCTCAAGAACGACAAGGTGCCCAAGAAGCTTCTTCCAAATAACCACCTGCCCATCTTTAAGATCAGCCCCCAGAATAGGCCCGACGGTGAGAGCAAGCTGGCCAAACGAGTGAGGCTTTCTAAAGCCAGGCCTGGAACGGGCAACCAGATGGCAGAACGCCCCCTTCACGCCCTGAAAAGGAAGCCCACCTTCATCCCCTCTGTCATTCCTGCCAAAAAGAGGAACCTGGTTCTGAGGAGCAACAGTGGCGGCGGCAGCCACAGCGGCTCGGTGAAGGACGAGAAGCCAGACGGTTCCCCCGGCCTGTTCAAGAGGTTGCCGTCGGCTAAGAAGGCAAAAGTGAAACCGTCTCCCAAGAATCCCTGTGAAGCGATGCTCAAGTCACCTCAGGCGAAAGAAAACCCCAGCGGCGTCTGCATCAAACTCTCCTCCCGGGCTGCCTTCCAAGGAGCCATGAAGACCAAAGTGCTGCCCCCGAGGAAAGGCCGGGGCCTGAAGCTGGAGGCCATCGTCCAGAAAATCACCTCTCCCAACCTGAAAAAGTTTGCGTGCAAAACCGTCTCCTCCGCCGTCCCCTCCGCCGCTGCCGGTAATCCTCTGAGCCCTTCCCTGCCAGAGAGGGAGCAGGCCTCAAAGAATGAGAGCGCAACCCCAGCGGTGGGGGAAGCGAGGCCATTAAACCAGGCCACGCCACAAAAGGCTCCCGCCGCTCTCGCCACGGAGCAATTATGCAGAGGCCCGAACAACAGATCCTTCAGAGGAAAACTAATGAACAGTAAGAAACTGTCCTCCAACTGTTTCAAGGGTGAGGCCCATTCATCTCCCGAGACGTTGCAGCACGGTGGCGACGGCATGGCTGCGAGCGGCTTCGGCCTGCTGCCCAAGAAGAGGAACAGAAAAGGCTGCAAGACTGCAGCCTTCCCCGCTGCCAAAAATAGCTTGGACAAGTGCCCTCACCTGAGCCCGGCTCTGGCTCTTGCATCCAGAGAgaaggcggtggcagcagcagggaaagcagaagagggacaaagggaggggaagaagccGAGGGCCGAAGACAAAGGCTTCAGCCACGCCGAGAATGCCGAGGGAAGAGCCTCCCAGGCCCAGGCCCGGGCGCAGAAGCAGCGAGCCGGGCACCCCAGTTACAACGGCTACCCCAAGAGACAAAGGAAGCGCCTGAACCGCCGCAAGGCCAAAAGCGTGCCGTCGAGGTGCCGGAGCCGGGCCAAGAGGCGGCACCAGCAGCAGACGCCGCTGCTGAGCCCTGCCGAGCCCGAAATCCGGCTCAAGTACGTTTCTTGCAAGCGGCTGCGGGCAGACAGCCGGGCCCCGTCCTTCTCCCCGTACGTCCGGGTGGAGAAGCGGGACGCGTTCGTCACCACCTGCACCGTCGTCAACTTCCCGGCGGAAGAGGCCAAGCTCCACAACGAGCAGCATTCCGCGACGGCCCAGGGGGGGCTGTTTGGGGCGGCCTCCTTGCAGCTGCCGGCGATCCTACCTCTGTCGTCCACAATGCACCTTGGCCCGGTGGTCTCCAAGACCCTCAACGCCACCTGCCTGGTCTGCTGCCTGTGCCGAAACCCAGCCAATTACAAGGACCAGGGAGACCTTTGTGGGCCGTATTATCCCGAGGACTGCCTGCCCAAGAAAAAGTCCAGGCTGAAAGAGAGGATCAAAGTGGAGGGGCTGAGTGAGGAGCCGCCCTCGCCCGCTCTGGCAGAGAGACTGCTCAAAGCGACAGATAATAATTGCGCGGCCGGCACACTGGGTGGAAAGGCGCCAAGGTTGGACAGTGGCGCTGACTCGGCAAAACAGAGCTCTCTCCGCTCCAGTTCGAGGGGGATGTTTAGGAAACTACAGAGCTGTTACTGCTGCGATGAGAGGacagagggagaggaggcagcagtgatggcggcggcggcggcggcagtggCAGCTGAGAAGCCCAGGAGGCATGAATGTGGCAAAGCCGAGTCGCCCCCACCAGAGCCCGTCGCAGAGACGCAGGAGCACTGGGTGCACGAGGCCTGCGCTATATGGACAGCTGGGGTTTACCTGGTGGCAGGCAAGCTCTATGGACTGCAGGAGGCAATAAAGATGGCCGCCGACGTG AGATGTTCAGGTTGTCAGCAAGTAGGAGCGACTGTCAGCTGTTGCCATAAGGGGTGCGCCCAAACTTTCCACTACACATGTGCCATTGATACAG GTTGTTTGTTAACCGAAGAGACCTTCTCACTGAACTGTCCCAAACATAAG AAACAGCCCTTGTAA